Proteins from a single region of Ziziphus jujuba cultivar Dongzao chromosome 1, ASM3175591v1:
- the LOC132800392 gene encoding vicianin hydrolase-like: MAIEGGVSVLCLMALVVFTSTTSSGEAVKPSHYSMPFNRTSFPPHFIFGAGSAAYQSEGAALQYGKGPSVWDTFTRNHPEKIEDRSSGIVADDFYHHYKEDIKLMKKIGLDSFRFSISWPRLLPTGKVKGGVNKQGIQFYNNVINGLLFNGIVPFVTLFHWDLPQALEDEYGGFLSPKIVEDFREYAQLAFKTFGDRVKNWATLNEPSAYCINGYNGGASAPGRCSDYVANCTAGNSATEPYIVGHHLLLAHAQAVKLYKQKYKASQKGKIGITLVTNWYQPKFKTESSRKAASRALDFVLGWFLDPITYGDYPKIMKSLLGSRLPKFTKA, encoded by the exons ATGGCAATTGAAGGTGGTGTTTCGGTGTTGTGCCTGATGGCCTTAGTGGTGTTTACCAGCACTACAAGCAGTGGAGAAGCAGTGAAACCCAGTCATTACTCAATGCCCTTTAACAGAACTAGTTTTCCACCCCATTTCATATTTGGAGCTGGTTCTGCTGCTTACCAG TCTGAAGGAGCCGCTCTCCAATATGGAAAGGGACCAAGCGTATGGGATACTTTTACTAGAAATCATCcag AAAAGATTGAGGATAGAAGCTCAGGGATTGTAGCTGATGATTTTTATCATCATTACAAG GAGGATATAAAACTCATGAAAAAAATTGGTCTGGACTCCTTCAGATTCTCCATATCATGGCCCAGGCTATTACCTA CTGGAAAAGTTAAAGGTGGAGTTAACAAACAAGGAATTCAATTCTATAACAACGTCATCAATGGGCTCCTTTTTAATG GAATAGTGCCCTTTGTGACACTCTTCCATTGGGATTTACCACAAGCTCTTGAAGATGAATATGGTGGATTTCTAAGCCCTAAGATTGT AGAAGATTTTAGAGAATATGCACAGCTTGCGTTTAAAACATTTGGAGATCGGGTCAAGAATTGGGCCACCCTGAACGAGCCCAGTGCTTATTGCATAAATGGGTATAATGGTGGTGCGTCAGCTCCTGGTCGGTGTTCAGACTACGTGGCAAATTGTACGGCCGGAAACTCTGCCACGGAGCCTTATATTGTGGGCCATCATCTCCTCCTTGCCCATGCACAGGCTGTCAAACTGTACAAGCAAAAGTACAAG GCGTCTCAAAAGGGAAAAATAGGAATTACATTAGTTACCAACTGGTATCAACCAAAATTCAAAACAGAGTCCAGCCGCAAAGCTGCCTCTAGAGCCTTGGACTTTGTTCTGGGATG GTTCCTTGATCCTATTACATATGGTGATTATCCGAAAATCATGAAATCGTTGTTGGGAAGTAGGCTGCCCAAATTCACAAAGGCTTAA
- the LOC132799645 gene encoding uncharacterized protein LOC132799645 codes for MYRGLAEAILRGETDVSSQRRRVILPSSFTSGARYMIQNYQDAMAICKWAGYPELFITLTCSPKWPEVVRFVESRGLKPEDRLDILCRIFKVKLDQLVKDLRQNKIFGKVKAVLKLTKNMRLQSIDSDIDKDELKAFSEWISSSGDGIIRGLNDGHAMIDIPDDLLIKDTEDSAASIVNTTYPSFSENINDPLYLQERAILAPTLDIVESINNYVSSLNRTEENTYLSSDATCRSDSNIDLIGDLHTLEFLNAIKCSGMPNHQLKLKVDVPRYAIKKCQSFFGVVQWD; via the exons ATGTATAGAGGTTTGGCAGAAGCAATTTTAAGAGGAGAAACAGATGTTTCTTCACAAAGAAGACGTGTTATATTGCCTTCTTCTTTTACAAGTGGGGCACGATACATGATTCAAAATTACCAAGATGCAATGGCAATTTGTAAATGGGCTGGATACCCTGAGCTTTTTATCACACTTACATGTAGTCCAAAATGGCCAGAGGTTGTTCGTTTTGTAGAAAGTAGAGGTTTAAAACCTGAAGACCGGCTAGATATACTTTGTAGGATATTCAAAGTCAAGCTAGATCAGTTGGTAAAAGATCTCAGACAAAACAAGATATTTGGAAAAGTCAAAGCAG TTTTGAAGTTGACAAAGAACATGAGACTTCAAAGTATTGACTCGGACATTGACAAGGATGAATTGAAGGCTTTTTCAGAATGGATATCAAGTAGTGGAGATGGAATAATTCGCGGTCTGAATGATGGTCATGCAATGATTGATATACCTGATGATcttttgataaaggatacagaaGATTCAGCTGCATCTATTGTAAATACCACGTATCCTTCTTTCTCAGAGAATATTAATGACCCATTATATTTGCAAGAAAGAGCCATACTTGCTCCGACTCTTGACATTGTTGAATCCATAAATAACTATGTGAGTTCCCTTAATCGAACTGaggaaaatacatatttaagttCTGATGCAACTTGTAGATCTGATTCGAACATTGATCTTATAGGAGATCTTCATACACTTGAATTTTTGAATGCTATAAAATGCTCTGGGATGCCTAATCATCAGTTGAAATTGAAGGTCGATGTCCCCCGTTATGCTATTAAGAAATGTCAATCATTCTTTGGGGTTGTGCAATGGGACTAG